The Elusimicrobiota bacterium genome includes a region encoding these proteins:
- the ahcY gene encoding adenosylhomocysteinase yields the protein MKKSTTKNAVPDYKVKDISLAAWGRKEITIAEAEMPGLMALREEYAGKKPLAGARVAGCLHMTIETAVLIETLIKLGASVRWSSCNIFSTQDHAAAAVAKAGVPVFAWKGESLGEYDWCVEQTLRWPGGKGLNLILDDGGDLTNMVHDKFPELLKDVVGLSEETTTGVHRLCQRQAAGTLKCPAINVNDSTTKSKFDNLYGCRESLLDGIKRATDVMVAGKVCVVAGYGDVGKGCCQSLRGMGARVLVTEIDPITALQACMEGYQVVTMDEAAALGDIFVTATGCRDIIVRRHLDAMKSGAIVCNIGHFDLEIDVASIVNDEKIKREIVKPQVDEFIWPDGKKVIVLAEGRLVNLGCASGHPSFVMSASFTNQIMAQIELWSHRGQGKFKNEVYVLPKLLDEKVARLHLGKLGAKLTKLTKAQADYLGISPDGPYKPENYRY from the coding sequence ATGAAGAAGTCGACCACCAAGAACGCAGTCCCGGACTACAAGGTCAAGGACATCAGCCTCGCCGCCTGGGGCCGCAAGGAGATCACCATCGCCGAGGCCGAGATGCCGGGCCTCATGGCCCTGCGCGAGGAGTACGCGGGCAAAAAGCCGCTGGCCGGCGCCCGCGTCGCGGGCTGCCTGCACATGACCATCGAGACCGCGGTCTTGATCGAGACTTTGATCAAGCTCGGCGCCTCGGTGCGCTGGAGCTCCTGCAACATCTTCTCCACCCAGGACCACGCCGCGGCCGCCGTGGCCAAGGCGGGCGTGCCGGTCTTCGCCTGGAAAGGCGAGAGCCTCGGCGAGTACGACTGGTGCGTCGAGCAGACGTTGCGCTGGCCGGGCGGCAAGGGTCTCAACCTCATCCTCGACGACGGCGGCGACCTCACCAACATGGTCCACGACAAGTTCCCGGAGCTCCTCAAGGACGTCGTGGGTCTCTCCGAGGAGACCACCACGGGCGTGCACCGGCTCTGCCAGCGCCAGGCCGCCGGCACCTTGAAGTGCCCGGCCATCAACGTCAACGACTCGACCACCAAGAGCAAGTTCGACAACCTGTACGGCTGCCGCGAGTCGCTCCTGGACGGCATCAAGCGCGCCACCGACGTGATGGTCGCGGGCAAGGTCTGCGTGGTCGCCGGCTACGGCGACGTGGGCAAGGGCTGCTGCCAGTCTTTGCGCGGCATGGGCGCGCGGGTCCTGGTCACCGAGATCGACCCCATCACCGCCCTGCAGGCCTGCATGGAAGGCTACCAGGTCGTGACCATGGACGAGGCCGCAGCCCTTGGCGACATCTTCGTCACGGCCACCGGCTGCCGGGACATCATCGTGCGCAGGCACCTCGACGCCATGAAGTCGGGCGCCATCGTCTGCAACATCGGGCACTTCGACCTGGAGATCGACGTGGCCTCCATCGTCAACGACGAGAAGATCAAGCGCGAGATAGTCAAGCCGCAGGTCGACGAATTCATCTGGCCCGACGGCAAGAAGGTCATCGTCCTGGCCGAGGGCCGGCTGGTCAACCTGGGCTGCGCCTCCGGGCATCCGAGCTTCGTGATGAGCGCCTCCTTCACCAACCAGATCATGGCCCAGATCGAGCTGTGGTCCCACCGCGGCCAGGGCAAGTTCAAGAACGAGGTCTACGTGCTGCCCAAGCTCCTCGACGAGAAGGTGGCGCGCCTGCACCTGGGCAAGCTCGGGGCCAAGCTCACCAAGCTCACCAAGGCCCAAGCCGATTACCTGGGCATCAGCCCCGACGGGCCCTACAAGCCCGAGAACTACCGGTACTGA
- a CDS encoding mechanosensitive ion channel family protein, translated as MLEREILGNSVWEYLVSAGTFLGILVAFSIVRKVVIARLRALAARTETDLDDLLVDLLELIRLPEVVLVALWTATRHLDLPARAEHLLHAVLLMALTYRALTWLRVGADYSIRKMLCAQGRGAEADKGTARNLSYLISGLLWVVAVLFVLSNLGFNVSSMLAGLGIGGVAVALAAQAVLGDLFSALAIYLDRPFVVGDFIVVGDKQGTVEHIGIKTTRVRALSGEMLIVANSKLTSSEIQNFRLLRERRIAFKVGVPYTTTAEQVAKVPALLKAAISAQSKARFDRAHLSSFGETGFSFEAVYYVTGPDYTVYMDVNQAIHLGILDAFRKEKIAFAMPATVFHQAPGAGAPLI; from the coding sequence ATGCTCGAACGCGAGATCCTCGGCAACAGCGTCTGGGAGTACCTGGTCAGCGCAGGCACCTTCCTCGGCATACTCGTCGCTTTCTCCATCGTGCGCAAGGTGGTGATCGCACGCCTGCGGGCCTTGGCCGCGAGGACCGAGACCGACCTCGACGACTTGCTCGTCGACCTCCTGGAGCTGATCCGCCTGCCCGAGGTCGTGCTGGTCGCCCTCTGGACCGCCACCCGGCATCTGGACCTGCCTGCGCGGGCCGAGCATCTCCTGCACGCCGTCCTGCTCATGGCCCTCACCTATCGGGCTTTGACCTGGCTGCGCGTCGGGGCCGATTATTCCATCCGCAAGATGCTCTGCGCCCAGGGCCGCGGCGCGGAGGCGGACAAGGGCACGGCGCGCAACCTGAGCTACCTCATCAGCGGCCTGCTCTGGGTCGTGGCCGTGCTCTTCGTGCTGAGCAACCTGGGCTTCAACGTGAGCTCCATGCTCGCGGGCCTGGGCATCGGCGGCGTGGCCGTGGCCCTGGCCGCGCAGGCCGTGCTGGGCGACCTGTTCAGCGCCCTGGCCATCTACCTGGACCGGCCCTTCGTGGTCGGGGACTTCATCGTGGTGGGAGACAAGCAGGGCACGGTCGAGCACATCGGCATCAAGACCACCCGGGTGCGCGCCCTCTCCGGCGAGATGCTCATCGTGGCCAACTCCAAGCTGACCTCCTCGGAGATCCAGAACTTCCGCCTGCTGCGCGAGCGGCGCATCGCCTTCAAGGTGGGCGTGCCCTACACGACGACGGCGGAGCAGGTCGCCAAGGTCCCGGCCCTCCTCAAGGCCGCGATCTCGGCCCAGTCCAAGGCGCGGTTCGACCGGGCGCACCTGAGCTCCTTCGGCGAGACCGGCTTCTCCTTCGAGGCGGTCTACTATGTGACGGGCCCGGACTATACGGTCTACATGGACGTCAACCAGGCCATCCACTTGGGCATCCTCGACGCCTTCCGCAAGGAGAAGATCGCCTTCGCCATGCCCGCCACCGTGTTCCATCAAGCGCCTGGAGCGGGCGCTCCCCTGATCTAG
- a CDS encoding response regulator produces MAHIMVVDDDRGIVSLIKTLLNKAGHRVTTSGSGQDALKKLGMEPDAPSAELPDLLLLDIMMPEVDGYKVGTVIRERERTRGIPIVVVSALRDLSPIFNATVKVEGFLTKPFAPEDLLALVAKILAAKDARKD; encoded by the coding sequence ATGGCGCACATCATGGTCGTCGACGACGACCGAGGCATCGTCAGCCTGATCAAGACGCTCCTGAACAAAGCCGGCCACCGCGTCACCACGAGCGGCTCCGGCCAGGACGCGCTCAAGAAGCTCGGGATGGAGCCCGATGCCCCGTCGGCGGAGCTGCCCGACCTGCTCCTGCTGGACATCATGATGCCCGAGGTGGACGGCTACAAGGTGGGGACCGTGATCCGCGAGCGCGAGCGGACCCGCGGCATCCCGATCGTGGTCGTCTCCGCCCTCCGGGACCTGAGCCCGATCTTCAACGCCACCGTCAAGGTCGAGGGGTTCCTGACCAAGCCTTTCGCCCCCGAGGACCTGCTCGCCCTCGTCGCGAAGATCCTCGCCGCCAAGGACGCGCGCAAGGATTAG
- a CDS encoding NTP transferase domain-containing protein — MDGPACQAYLLAAGRGRRAGGPKAWRDWEGKPLLERQLEFLGLVLPLENVAVSIQESWLQRCRILEPRAVWVPVDPEAPALAAILALARALPLERWTFLYHVDMRVWEPELFRLLAERAAEGGAEAVVPVQGGRRGHPVLLSPGLRDSLLALNPVKDRLDVWLRSRRVVEVPVPYLCVHDNWNS; from the coding sequence GTGGACGGGCCTGCCTGCCAGGCTTACCTATTGGCCGCGGGCCGCGGCCGCCGGGCCGGGGGCCCCAAGGCTTGGCGGGACTGGGAGGGCAAGCCGCTTTTGGAGCGGCAACTGGAGTTCCTGGGCCTGGTCCTGCCCCTGGAGAACGTGGCTGTCTCCATCCAGGAAAGCTGGCTGCAGCGCTGCCGGATCTTGGAGCCCCGCGCGGTCTGGGTGCCGGTGGACCCGGAAGCTCCGGCTTTGGCTGCGATCCTGGCCTTGGCGCGCGCCCTGCCCCTGGAGCGCTGGACCTTCCTTTATCACGTGGACATGCGGGTCTGGGAGCCAGAGCTGTTCCGCTTGCTGGCGGAGCGCGCGGCTGAGGGCGGGGCCGAGGCTGTGGTCCCGGTCCAGGGGGGGCGCCGAGGGCATCCGGTGCTGCTCTCCCCGGGGCTCAGGGATTCCCTGCTGGCTCTGAATCCCGTGAAGGACCGTCTGGACGTCTGGCTGCGCTCGCGCCGGGTCGTGGAAGTGCCGGTCCCCTATCTTTGCGTCCACGACAACTGGAACAGCTGA